A single genomic interval of Megalobrama amblycephala isolate DHTTF-2021 linkage group LG15, ASM1881202v1, whole genome shotgun sequence harbors:
- the LOC125247926 gene encoding uncharacterized protein LOC125247926 yields the protein MKLNWTEPKWLFTLILAFHITSVQVEASHGDDDVRILIVGIRGDSRFSAADILSGRTDGGQEDREIVKTPVITDEGRRMMLVTGPNLCEEDTARQSFTTALFLSSPGPHAVLMVLNLEDEESEQCDVVKRAQELLGAEVLQYCIVLLHQERFTGASRGIAGEMINACGGRFHMIRDSKPDQTAALVEEIDKLIWLNGAKFHSLNEKQQLEAERLELLKRLKEIGGKFEENQVSSNTLGVVGWSLIISLIAVVLATERKVKMLIFQATLAALVTFMASIRNALGPHVAFALNFALCSTVAAVFIKDLPMRKLKNMRKIRTEFLFTVGLGVSLGSIASIRTFSDVFVACFAALGVTIGAFAYLKLSFELQKMNIRELFLLFMFCAVGAELTMLCVIVIAALFGVTLTIILIIMIEIAFYSLDTTIQNNVIELLPPLVFFPCGCVFIGSAVVMLEMLLSFLIVCIEYLLGSYLFYPALLLGTLMLMGNPNVI from the exons ATGAAACTAAACTGGACAGAACCAAAATGGCTCTTCACACTGATTCTTGCATTTCACATCACATCTGTACAGGTTGAAG cttctcatggtgatgatgatgtgaGAATCCTGATTGTGGGAATCCGAGGTGACTCTAGATTCAGCGCTGCAGATATTCTGTCAGGAAGGACAGACGGTGGACAGGAGGACAGAGAGATTGTAAAGACTCCAGTAATTACAGACGAGGGTCGTAGAATGATGCTGGTCACTGGACCAAACCTCTGTGAGGAGGACACAGCGAGACAGAGCTTCACAACAGCGCTGTTCCTCTCGTCTCCTGGACCTCACGCCGTTTTAATGGTCCTGAATCTGGAAGATGAAGAATCAGAGCAGTGTGATGTTGTGAAACGAGCCCAGGAGCTGCTGGGAGCAGAAGTTCTGCAGTACTGCATTGTTCTTCTGCACCAGGAACGTTTCACTGGAGCGTCCAGAGGGATCGCTGGAGAAATGATCAACGCATGTGGAGGCAGATTTCACATGATAAGAGACTCTAAACCTGATCAAACAGCAGCTCTCGTAGAGGAAATAGACAAGCTAATTTGGCTCAATGGAGCAAAATTTCACTCATTGAATGAGAAACAACAGTTAGAAGCTGAAAGGCTGGAGCTTTTGAAAAGACTAAAAGAAATAGGTGGAAAATTTGAAGAAAATCAGGTTTCATCTAACACTTTGGGTGTGGTCGGATGGAGTTTGATCATTTCACTGATTGCAGTTGTTCTGGCTACTGAAAGGAAGgtcaaaatgttaatttttcagGCAACTTTAGCTGCACTTGTGACGTTTATGGCATCCATCAGAAATGCTTTGGGTCCACATGTTGCTTTTGCGCTAAATTTTGCTCTGTGCTCCACAGTCGCAGCTGTCTTTATTAAGGATCTACCAATGCGCAAGTTAAAAAACATGAGAAAAATCCGAACAGAGTTTttatttacagtgggtttaggaGTGAGCCTTGGATCAATCGCTAGCATAAGAACTTTCTCTGATGTTTTCGTTGCATGCTTTGCTGCTTTAGGAGTCACAATCGGTGCTTTTGCATATTTAAAGTTATCATTTGAGCTGCAAAAAATGAACATCAGAGAGTTATTCCTGTTATTCATGTTCTGTGCAGTTGGTGCAGAACTCACCATgttgtgtgtgattgtgatCGCCGCTCTGTTTGGAGTGACGCTCACTATAATTCTGATAATCATGATTGAAATTGCATTTTACAGTTTAGATACCACAATTCAGAATAATGTCATTGAGTTACTTCCACCTTTAGTGTTTTTCCCATGTGGTTGTGTGTTTATTGGTTCAGCTGTTGTGATGTTAGAGATGTTGTTGAGTTTTCTTATAGTATGTATAGAATACCTGCTGGGTTCATACTTGTTTTATCCAGCATTACTGTTGGGCACTTTAATGCTGATGGGAAATCCCAACGTGATCTGA
- the LOC125246857 gene encoding uncharacterized protein LOC125246857 has protein sequence MKLNRTEPKWLFTLILAFHITSVQIEASHDDDVRILIVGIRGDSRFSAADILSGRTDGGQEDREIVKTPVITDEGRRMMLVTGPNLCEEDTARQSFTTALFLSSPGPHAVLMVLNLEDEESEQCDVVKRAQELLGAEVLQYCIVLLHQERFTGASRGIAGEMIDACGGRFHMIRDSKPKTAALVAEIDKLVWLNGAKRHSTLIEKQQLQSEKLDLLKKLQEIEKILKEKANQNVNYENLFLSIYDTLGGAVGIVGWIFLISLAVLVIYTKGNNKPLNFGAKFAVLVLLMVYLRYVLSPDVAVPLNLALITSLATVLTTDPKSICFPFLVGSALVFGTIISVRSWSDVLIACHAAPGVTYGAVKLSFSKKTIRHESPVFALWSFMCCTIGATLSMGFVTVFALLDVKMTIMLLMFGFTMVCWHLKSETLQDVIGSTVLTLFFSCGCVLIGSVFLFFGLMMSFLKVLIQSLVSSYLFYVGLLLIVVMHQIFRNQTILAVTAIFGLGRNGFGGPKSLPKTVTFK, from the exons ATGAAACTAAACAGGACAGAACCAAAATGGCTCTTCACACTGATTCTTGCATTTCACATCACATCTGTACAGATTGAAG CTTCTCATGATGATGATGTGAGAATCCTGATTGTGGGAATCCGAGGTGACTCCAGATTCAGCGCTGCAGATATTCTGTCAGGAAGGACAGACGGTGGACAGGAGGACAGAGAGATTGTAAAGACTCCAGTAATTACAGACGAGGGTCGTAGAATGATGCTGGTCACTGGACCAAACCTCTGTGAGGAGGACACAGCGAGACAGAGCTTCACAACAGCGCTGTTCCTCTCGTCTCCTGGACCTCACGCCGTTTTAATGGTCCTGAATCTGGAAGATGAAGAATCAGAACAGTGTGATGTTGTGAAACGAGCCCAGGAGCTGCTGGGAGCAGAAGTTCTGCAGTACTGCATTGTTCTTCTGCACCAGGAACGTTTCACAGGAGCGTCCAGAGGGATCGCTGGAGAAATGATCGACGCATGTGGAGGCAGATTTCACATGATAAGAGACTCTAAACCTAAAACAGCAGCTCTCGTAGCGGAAATAGACAAGCTAGTTTGGCTCAATGGAGCAAAACGTCACTCAACATTGATTGAGAAACAACAGTTACAGTCAGAAAAGCTGGACCTTTTGAAAAAACTACAAGAAATAGAAAAAATCCTTAAAGAAAAAGCCaatcaaaatgtaaattatgaaaATCTGTTCTTATCTATATATGACACTCTAGGAGGAGCAGTTGGAATTGTAGGATGGATTTTCCTCATTTCACTTGCCGTACTTGTTATTTACACTAAAGGAAATAACAAACCTTTGAACTTTGGGGCGAAATTTGCTGTACTTGTATTGCTTATGGTCTATCTAAGATATGTTCTGAGTCCAGATGTTGCTGTACCGCTAAATTTGGCTTTGATAACATCACTAGCAACAGTACTTACAACAGACCCCAAATCAATCTGTTTCCCATTTCTGGTGGGTTCAGCTCTGGTCTTTGGGACTATTATCAGTGTCAGGTCGTGGTCAGATGTGCTCATAGCATGTCACGCTGCTCCTGGAGTCACATATGGGGCTGTTAAACtctcattttccaaaaaaactATTAGACATGAATCTCCTGTCTTTGCACTCTGGTCATTTATGTGTTGTACCATTGGGGCGACACTCTCAATGGGGTTTGTGACTGTGTTTGCTCTGCTTGATGTGAAGATGACAATAATGCTGCTAATGTTTGGATTTACAATGGTATGTTGGCATTTAAAGAGTGAAACTCTACAGGATGTGATCGGTTCAACTGTTCTTACACTGTTTTTTTCATGTGGTTGTGTGCTCATTGGTtcagtctttcttttttttgggcTGATGATGAGTTTTCTCAAagtactaatacaaagcttggTCAGTTCTTACTTATTTTATGTAGGATTACTGTTAATAGTAGTAATGCACCAAATTTTCAGAAACCAAACAATTTTGGCCGTAACAGCAATTTTCGGTTTGGGCCGAAATGGTTTTGGAGGGCCAAAATCATTGCCCAAAACAGTGACGTTTAAGTAG
- the LOC125246858 gene encoding uncharacterized protein LOC125246858 → MKLMKTKSNWLLILIIAFHITSSEASHDDDVRILIVGIRGDSRFSAADILSGRTDGGQEDREIVKTPVITDEGRRMMLVTGPNLCEEDTARQSFTTALFLSSPGPHAVLMVLNLEDEESEQCDVVKRAQELLGAEVLQYCIVLLHQERFTGASRGIAGEMIDACGGRFHMIRDSEPDQTAALVEIEIDKLVWLNGDGFYSVLNETQQLEAERLELLKRLKEIEKIFKEKANQYVSEENPLPSVSYDSSGGTAGIVTLIFLVSFIAFVVHREARHKYLNFGAKFAALVLLMVYLRHVLSPYVAVPLNLALITSLAAVLTDPTSVTEQREFSESQNIRDVIGNITVYFATLLKHYCTLIMHLSFIQGSALIFGTIISVRSWSDVLIACYAAPGVTAGAYAFIFQHENIGRKPPVFALVSFLYCSAGATLSVVFLKGLGVTITIILLITGFKHHVSMSKTQWKVICLTVSTLVLLCGFALLCSVSLILGTMTNLNSYSKKLVTSTCFM, encoded by the exons atgaaattaatgaaGACTAAATCAAACTGGCTCCTCATACTGATTATCGCATTTCACATCACGTCTTCAGAAG CTTCTCATGATGATGACGTGAGAATCCTGATTGTGGGAATCCGAGGTGACTCCAGATTCAGCGCTGCAGATATTCTGTCAGGAAGGACAGACGGTGGACAGGAGGACAGAGAGATTGTAAAGACTCCAGTAATTACAGACGAGGGTCGTAGAATGATGCTGGTCACTGGACCAAACCTCTGTGAGGAGGACACAGCGAGACAGAGCTTCACAACAGCGCTGTTCCTCTCGTCTCCTGGACCTCACGCCGTTTTAATGGTCCTGAATCTGGAAGATGAAGAATCAGAACAGTGTGATGTTGTGAAACGAGCCCAGGAGCTGCTGGGAGCAGAAGTTCTGCAGTACTGCATTGTTCTTCTGCACCAGGAACGTTTCACAGGAGCGTCCAGAGGGATCGCTGGAGAAATGATCGACGCATGTGGAGGCAGATTTCACATGATAAGAGACTCTGAACCTGATCAAACGGCAGCTCTCGTAGAAATAGAAATAGACAAGTTAGTTTGGCTCAATGGTGATGGATTTTACTCAGTATTGAATGAAACACAACAGTTAGAAGCTGAAAGGCTGGAGCTTTTGAAAAGACTGAAAGAAATAgagaaaatatttaaagaaaaagCCAATCAATATGTAAGTGAAGAGAATCCGCTCCCGTCTGTATCATATGACTCTTCAGGAGGAACAGCTGGAATTGTAACTTTGATTTTCCTTGTTTCATTCATCGCTTTTGTTGTTCACCGTGAAGCGAGGCACAAATATTTGAACTTTGGGGCAAAATTTGCAGCACTTGTATTGCTTATGGTCTATCTAAGACATGTTCTGAGTCCATATGTTGCTGTACCGCTAAATTTGGCCTTGATAACATCACTAGCAGCTGTACTCACAGACCCCACATCAGTAACAGAACAAAGAGAGTTTAGCGAGAGTCAAAACATCAGGGATGTTATAGGGAATATCACAGTATATTTTGCTACGTTGCTAAAACATTATTGCACATTAATCatgcatttatcatttattcagGGTTCAGCTCTGATCTTTGGAACAATTATCAGCGTCAGGTCGTGGTCAGATGTGCTCATAGCGTGTTACGCAGCTCCTGGAGTCACAGCTGGGGCTTATGCATTcatatttcaacatgaaaacaTTGGCCGTAAACCTCCAGTCTTTGCGCTCGTGTCCTTTCTGTATTGTTCAGCCGGTGCAACACTTTCAGTGGTGTTTCTGAAAGGGTTAGGTGTGACGATAACAATTATTCTGCTAATAACAGGATTCAAACACCATGTTTCAATGAGTAAAACTCAATGGAAAGTGATCTGTTTAACTGTTTCTACACTAGTTTTGCTTTGTGGTTTTGCACTCTTGTGTTCAGTCTCTCTTATTTTAGGAACGATGACGAATTTGAATAGTTATTCTAAAAAATTGGTCACCTCTACTTGTTTTATGTAG
- the LOC125246860 gene encoding uncharacterized protein LOC125246860 encodes MKLNRTESKWLFTLILAFHITSVQVEASHDDDDVRILIVGIRGDSRFSAADILSGRTDGGQEDREIVKTPVITDEGRRMMLVTGPNLCEEDTARQSFTTALFLSSPGPHAVLMVLNLEDEESEQCDVVKRAQELLGAEVLQYCIVLLHQERFTGASRGIAGEMSDACGGRFHMIRDSEPDQTAALVAEIDKLVWLNGDGFYSVLRQELKTEETSEDVHEEIQLFLLKYDNSVKIVGWILLILLNAALLFSEGRHEHFYFGEILVALVSFTVTLRNILNPNVAVPLNLIVSSTFAIAVTYYDLSNSRRGHQIIMFFIMIFAFPSIVFISGLGLTLGTVMSVRSWSDVLIACHAATGVTFGAHLCTVYSITPDQMQIRTTLMFALKLFLFCLVGVTLSVGFASVFTLFLVKMTIILGFTIAYSHLKRDFVRFVIFFLIFPCCCVFIGSFISFLCSVLFQYIFTVIWSR; translated from the coding sequence CTtctcatgatgatgatgacgtgAGAATCCTGATTGTGGGAATCCGAGGTGACTCCAGATTCAGCGCTGCAGATATTCTGTCAGGAAGGACAGACGGTGGACAGGAGGACAGAGAGATTGTAAAGACTCCAGTAATTACAGACGAGGGTCGTAGAATGATGCTGGTCACTGGACCAAACCTCTGTGAGGAGGACACAGCGAGACAGAGCTTCACAACAGCACTGTTCCTCTCGTCTCCTGGACCTCACGCCGTTTTAATGGTCCTGAATCTGGAAGATGAAGAATCAGAACAGTGTGATGTTGTGAAACGAGCCCAGGAGCTGCTGGGAGCAGAAGTTCTGCAGTACTGCATTGTTCTTCTGCACCAGGAACGTTTCACAGGAGCGTCCAGAGGGATCGCTGGAGAAATGAGCGACGCATGTGGAGGCAGATTTCACATGATAAGAGACTCTGAACCTGATCAAACAGCAGCTCTCGTAGCGGAAATAGACAAGCTAGTTTGGCTCAATGGAGACGGATTTTACTCAGTATTGAGACAAGAGTTAAAAACAGAAGAGACGAGTGAAGATGTGCATGAAGAGATTCAGCTCTTCTTATTAAAATATGACAATTCAGTCAAAATTGTAGGATGGATTTTACTCATTTTACTGAATGCTGCACTTTTGTTCTCTGAAGGACggcatgaacatttttattttggagAAATACTGGTTGCACTTGTTAGTTTTACGGTCACTTTAAGAAATATTCTGAATCCAAATGTTGCTGTTCCTCTAAATTTGATTGTGTCCTCAACTTTTGCAATTGCAGTGACATACTACGACTTATCAAATTCACGACGTGGACATCAAATCATAATGTTTTTCATCATGATCTTTGCATTTCCCAGTATAGTGTTCATATCAGGTCTGGGACTGACCCTAGGAACAGTTATGAGCGTCAGGTCGTGGTCAGATGTGCTCATAGCGTGTCACGCGGCGACTGGAGTCACATTCGGGGCTCATTTATGCACAGTTTATTCCATTACACCAGATCAAATGCAGATTCGGACAACTCTAATGTTTGCACTCAAgttatttctgttttgtttagttGGAGTGACGCTCTCAGTGGGGTTTGCGTCTGTTTTTACTCTGTTTTTAGTGAAGATGACAATAATATTAGGATTTACAATAGCGTATTCCCATTTAAAGAGAGATTTCGTAAggtttgttatttttttcctgaTCTTTCCATGCTGTTGTGTATTTATTGGttctttcatttcatttttatgcagTGTATtatttcaatacatttttacagtaatttgGAGCCGATAA